AACCTTGATGATCGGCACACTCCAGAAAAAAGCCCCACCCACAGCCACAACAGAAACCACCTCCCAAACATCTTGCCCCTTTTTCACTCATTTATTTCGCCTCAGTTACAATTCAAGTCATCAAGATTAATGCGACCCTGTCGGTCGCACGTTGTCACCGAGATAAATCACAGCAGAATTGCCCACATGGCGTATGTGCAACatttaacttaattaaatctcgGGCTGCCGAAGATAGTTGGACCACAAACGAAAGACCATGAAGTAGATCAACTCGAAGCCACTGATGAAAGAGCAGCCAATGCAAATGCCCAGCACGCCTCCAATGTTTGCTTGGggttaaataaatgtatattttatatataaagcGTATTAATGGGTGTTTTTTCAGGAGTTAAGTAAACTCACACAGCATCTGATACCAATGGTAGAGTATATTTGTTTTGTACAGCTGACGATGTGgcgttttaaatttaaaattcaattcgctTCGCCAGGGATGCAAATGTCCCAggatttgtttgtttaatcTATAGAACAATTGATTGCAGAGCGGCAGACACAGTGGACACTGAGCCGGTGACCAGTTCTCTGAGTTATTGTATAAGAACTAAATAGTTTTAAAGAGGTATTCGAACTGAGAAACTCACCCTCTACAAACTGCAAGCAAGTTATATTCTCCAAAGTGCAATGCTTAAAGTTTTCCCCACTAAACTCGAATGGATATGGCACACACTGGCAATTAATTAGCGTGGCTTTTATTCTACACTCATGGAGGCACTTTTCCCTGCTCTCGCCCTCTCCAGGAAAATAACAGCCTCGCTTTTCTATGGCATACCCTTTTAATTTAGCGTTTCCCCGAAGCTCCATAACTTCTATTTGTATAGCTGCTTTTTCACCAGGGCTAATGCTAAGTCTACCCAGCCAACTTGGAACATGCAAACTAAAGCCAGGAAAGTTATCTTCTAAAAAATGTGCATCTTCTTGTGAGGAATCCAGAAAAATTGACAGTTCTCCTGTCAGACTTTCCTCTTTTAACACGCAACAATTTCTCTGACTGTAAGCTTTTAACATAAATAACTCTGAGCAACTGACACCCTTACCAttcattttacatttaagtATTAGGGACTCACAGGCGGGAGTTAAACTTAATAAAAGTGAAGTAATATTCTCTTTAGCCACTAAGGAATTTATATGATAGACCTCATCTGGTTTCACGGATAAGGGATCAAAGTATCCCCTGAGCAATGACAATTCATTGAGCCAATAATCCTGCGATTTGTTACGAGCATAAACTAAATCCTGTGCATAAGTCTTCATTTTCCTGTGACTAAATCTGTAGCCACTACATATTCGTAGCTCGGGATAGTTCATTTCGTCTTCCAAAACCTTTAATTCCGATATTTCTGCTATAGTTGAGTAGCTGAGGAATTCCAGAATCATTGAAAACACTGCATAGCCAGCGAAAAGTATGCCAAcgctaataaacaaaaaccagaAGATTCTCTGAACTCGGCGTTTTCGAATAAAGTAAAGCAGGCCGAAACCATTGAGGCTTGTTTTTCGAAAATATTCCACAACTGTTCTATTAAAAGCTGTCACAATTCGAGACATTTTGGCGGTACTAGAGTGGCCTACGCTGTTGTCAGGATATTTTATAGCCCTCCAGCTGGGGAATTATGGTCTTGAGATACCCGGTTATTCAGTGCAGATAGCTCCTCGCATTTCTCCAGTCGAATAAGTAACGTCAAATTATATTCAATTCAACAAGTAGGGGGCGTGGCTGAGTAGCCATTAATGGAAATGGCAACTGCCGAGTATCGTAAGTCGAACATGCAACGACTGTCAACTGTAATTTACCAGAAAGTGCTGCAAGATACAcagcacacagatacacacccacacaaggaaattgaaaatatcACGCTAATGCGAGGGTCGCATATTAATGTGGTTCAGTGGGGGAATCCCCATTCCGAATGTAAAACGAGGAAGGCTAAAGTCTGTGTTAAGCTACGGGAATGTGTATTTGATGATTTATATGGCTAGCAGTTAATTCAATTCATGtttcaaacaaataaatgtaaaaagacgtattcaaaaatcataaatgtAAGTGATTAGTTGCGGACTTTAGTTGTAAAATCTAAGTCAATTCAATTAGGACAGATTCTTTGCCATTTGTATTTATGgttttgtaaaacattttacgGAAGTATTTATTCTTTAGGGAACAATATATTGAATTAAATGATAAGAAATGTTTCTAGTCATCTTcacataataaataatttgtttaatatacttttaccgaagattaagaaaatatataagaagATGAGTTAAAATTGAGCCATTTCACTCGACCAAAAACTTGTAGATACGCTTTAATTGTAAGACAACCCCttaaaatgaaacgaaaaatctcccaaaaactTTTCTACATAATCCTATTTCAGCTTAAATCTCTGGCACTTGTTACCAAAACCGAGAATAAAACTAATCACGGaacatgtatatattttagttGCCCCAAAGCGAGAAATCTTCTCAAGCCCTCCCTCTCCCTGTCTCTTTCACTGCCCAGATATGCCCCTCTCTTTCCGACCACGATAGACCAACTGGGCAAACAAGTTGAAGAGCTAAAACGCAATGCgaacaaacaacaacatctGTGggataaaactaaataaaagtgAACAACAAGTTCCAATAAGAAACACACTCACACGCACACCAATGCACCGGACGAAGAAGCAACAtccacacacacccacacatccCACACACAATAATTTCCGGTTCAATTAAAcgcttgtttatttatttatttatacgtaGCTTCTACGGGTGTTCCACTTTGGGGTGCGAGGGGCTTGAGATATTAAGGAGGACGAAACGTGGTGTTTTCGATTTAATTGTGGGGGCATAGACTTGAAGGAAGAAGCAAAATGAGACCAAAGAAATTCCACTAATTTGTTTATGAATGAACTTGGCCCACAGAGAAggcaaagcaaaaaatatgGCCCAAATGTCaaagataaaaatatatttttttatttatttcgtttgGGGAATATTTCTGCTTACGCATGTAGGCAAGTAAGTCGTTAGTAATCAatttattgtaataaatgaTGAAGAATGCacatcaaatttaaaatactacaGCCGTTTACAACTAAGAAAACACCTTGGAAATGGTTAATCCTGTCAGGAAACTCGCGACCTTCGAACGGATTTGCAAAGTGGTTAAAGGCGAATGCCGGAGGCGAAATTTATGCAGCCGTAAGAGCGGGGAAATTGCTGAAGGGGGCAAAGGGGTTAAGGAAACTGGAGAAGATATGCGGCGGCTAAGGGGTTATTCAGGAGGCAGGAAGACAAGGGCAACTAACCGCAAAATGATTGCATACTTTAATGGGCGAAGCACTTAGGCCGCCTCCTTCACCCCTCACTCAGCCCTTCTTCACTCCTTCGCAACCCATTCCCAACCCCTTCTTCCCTCTTCTTGCACTTTCTCCGCTGTTGTCTCGATTTCCTCGTTTCCGCTGTAAAATTGCATCAGTAAAAATAGcgtaaaaattgaataaaactAACTGGAAGAGAAAAAGTGGGCGGGAAATGGGCGTGAGCAACGCATAAATGTGAAAGGTTAGACTTGCAATGCGTGTCAGGAATGCAAGAGAGCCGCCGAGAGCGAGTGGAGAAAGGGGTTACAGAAAGCAGCGGCCAAAGAAAAGGGTTAAGTGCTTACTCATACTTTGTGGCTTATGGAATGCAAAAGCAAAGAACAGCTTACGGGGAGAAAGTAGAGAGATAGCGGCAGAGAAAGTGGAGGGTAAAACGAGCCAAAGGAGGCTGCTAAGTGCCCAAAGGCATTCCCCGCCCTCGCAGGTCACAGGAAATGCCTGAAACGAGATGGTTGGAGAATGCTAACCTTTCACAAAGAATTTGAATTCCAggtgttaaaaataaagttcaaACTCGCCAAATATTTCAGTACAAATAAGTGAGTGAGAGGAAGAAGTTCCTtataaaaaaggtaaaactAATAAGTAATCAAttgcaaaatataatttaaaagcttttataaaaacaaaacatttatagtacattaatatttaacattttttggttAACATAATAGTTTTCCCCTCATTAATTTCTAACctttaagtattattttttctgtacCTAGTTTATTTTCCATGTGTTTACCTATTTTTCTCAGTCTACAAAGGCTAGCATTCAATTAGGATTAACCCCAAACTAACAGTCGATCAACGGAAGAAATAAAGTGCAATCAAGGCTGAGCTTGACTGACAATCAGGACAAACTAGAGAACCGCAAGGTTAACAAAAATGTACTTCACCTCCAAACAAACCGCCAGCCAGCGCCTCGAACACGTTATATACCTTTCGTATCCCAATCTAAGCAGATAAACAAACTCAAGGACTGCACCATTATACCCCCGAAAAATCCACAAACATTTGGCTAGAAGCGAATACAACAAGGAAAGTGCAAAGGCAACATAGAAATCACATTGCACTCAAAAAGGCTATCGAGTAATTTACACACACAGGGTCACAAAGGAAGCAAGTAGTAAAACCCAATGAAAAACCGTGAAAAGcggcgaaaacaaaaaaaacgcAATGCGAAATgcacaaaaaaccaaaatatacgaggtgctataaaaaatgttacaaatgACTGTTAAGTGAATGTTAAGAGGGAAACCCTTAACAGGGGGAGAGAGGAAATAAGGATAAAGAGAGCGCAGGATGCAGAGCGCAGGCTCTCATTTCCGCTTTCGTGACGTCGTCGGTGACGTTGCATagaaaaatgcgaaaatgcgTGTGCAGCAGGAAGCGAGAAAAACCGAAAAGCGTGACAAAAAAGCCTCAAGCTGCGTTTCTTTTTCTGTGCCTGAGATTTTTCTTTGAGAGCCGCCTAGCCTAATGAGCGGAAGGAAACCCCGAACGAGTGAGGTGGGAAAATTGTGGGTGCTGGGGACAGGTTGGCGATTGACAGTTGAAGTGCATTGAAAGGAAAGGGGATCGACTGGAGAATACTACAGAGCACTGACAACTACCACAAAACTTGTGTAAACTTTCTTAAATTAGTCAAGAACTTTCGTAAACCAACTTTCAAACTTCCCAAGAAACACACAATGTTTGGACGAACTTTTaaagatgaaaaaatataactttttattaaggTAGACTAAAAGTTATcataaaactttaattgaaaagGTGATAGAATGTTGAGAAAGCTAatagaatttaatatttattttattaaattaactgAAATAAGCCATCAATTAATTTCGTAGTACGAATACACTCATGATTTATCTCCCGGGAATATTTCGCATTTCACAACGCATGCCTTTGCCACTCGGTTTACTTACTCATTTGCACATTCAAATTTACACTGGTAAAGAGGCTATTAATAAGGGAAAAATAGAGATTAATGCTTAAtgtactatatatatttttatagaaatgTAAGACTAAGTGGAAATTGTAGAGGTttcaatcattttaaaatgtgtcaaaaagtatgcagcaaaatattttgtggTGTACTCTTTTCAAAAGAATATACCTTAAAAGTTACaatgcatatttatttaaagtctcattattttcaaaataataaaggtTTCAGAAATGAAGaccaaaaatgtttgataaaGTCAAATCGTTTTAAaatgtgtctaaaagtatgcaccaaaatattttatgtcaACATCTTTTCAAAAGCATACACTCAGTCTCattatttgtaatatatattGGCATAAGATGATGAAAGGGTTGCACAAAGAAGATCATAGATACTTGAAACTTTCTATTTAATGATATTAGTAAATTATATTTAGTTCTTTTCTGTGTATTCACATACTCGTATTCAACACTTGATTCGTTCCTACCTTTGAAACAAGCACAACCCATGATGTAGCCCATCATCAGCGAGGCTTTGATGTCGCCCTTCAAGCTGATTCGCTTGTCTCCCAATTAACTTTATATCCTTTCGAATTTATTTTCGATTCCTTGAAGTTGTTGTTATTGGTGATTTTGTTGGTGTTGTATTTGCAGTTGTTGATTTTGGAGTCTTGAAAAAGTGAACGACATTGGGAACGAGGTGAGTTGAAAATGGCAGTTATGGGAATAAACCTAATCTTTTGCTCACTGTCTTTTCGGCCATGTATTATTTAGCACGCAATCTGGGTTTATGGGGCCTTGGCGTCGGACCTTATCACTGTTAACGGTTAACGGGAATTTATGCAATAAGCCCCatgaaacttttatttattattgcacACCGCACATTGAGGACACGCACAAACTTAATTCACACTTGACTTTATCACATATTCTAGTTGTTGATTGGTGTTTCGTAGTTGATTGGTGTTGTTGTCTATAGCTAATAAAGCCTTTCGAACTGATATCGCACTACGTTTTGCGCTCTTTTTAAGGTTCATAAGTATATTGATTATCACTTAAAATTGGTTGGGGTTTCTTATGTCGCGTTGCTTTTGGTCTTGCCTCTCCGATTGCTTTTCTTTATTTGGCTCTCCCCGCTAGGAATTATCTTTGTGCGATGATTGTGGAAAATTTACTCATTCTCGATGATTTCACTCGTTGCCATTCTGTGTCTCGCCGtctttttgttgcttttgtcAATTGTGCGTTtgcattttataatttattttacttgaTTGTGCAGTTGTTGTGGTTGGTGTTTGttggattttaatttataatatcacAAAAGAGAATCTCTGGCACGCCGGCAGGaaccaattaaaattgttattaataattacGTGAAATTAATCATAAACATTTAAGGAAGCTGTAAACGCTTTTTGTGCTTGTATTTCGGTTTGGGAAATCATATATTGGGGTTGATAATGATGAAAGAGACGAATAGCAGAGGGCATTTACTcggaaattgtatttatttatagcagGAGGATCAAAATGCGTCAAAGCCGAGAGTTTAAATTGGTTATTAAACTCATAAAAAACGAATGTCATTGATTTCtgaacattaaaataataaaacaaaaaaacttcATTACTCAAAattacccaaaaaaaatctgtatttTGGTCgagaaaataaaagtaatgatCCAAAAATTGAATGGCATAGCTTtctgaactcgtaataaattttccaatcaattggcattcacacctaaaaattttaattttgaccaatttttgcaaaaatatatGCTGCTACcccttttaaaaaaaggtaaaatatgcgaaaattttaagtttccTGGATTAGTTACAAAACGACTCCAATCAATTATATAGCTTGTTAGATTTTCAAATCAGCGCGTATTTTTGTTTCTGgattatttttgaccaagttacacaaattaatttaattaatttaattaattaaaattattagtcTTTTGGGTGACAAAAATATAGCATAGCATAGCTTGCTGAACTCGCAAggaaatttccaatcaattggcattcacacccaaaaaatttaattttttaccaaTATTCGCAAAAAAAAGGACGATGCTACTCTTTtcaaaaaagtcaaaattttcaattttttcagttttttgaaTCTGCAAAAAATGGATCTGATTATTACCTAGCTTATTAGGTGCCTAAAACAGTGAGTTTTTTAGATTTCGGACGATTTTTGACTAAGttacataaaaaaaagctACAACAAATACTGTCTTTATCAAAATGTTGGGTTTTTAGTTTCCACCAAATACTTCAAAATAATGTAATTGGTATTTCGATATTCACAAAACAGGACGATGAAACTGGAATTCTTAGACGCAAATTCTTCAAAAcctaatttcttttaaaaagctATCTTTCAGAAGAAAACCAAGTGTTTGGTTAAATAATTGGTTTACAACGATGTTATTCATCACACTTTTAAATCTATTCATTAAATacaaagaaaatacattttacgcAATCAACTCTGGGCCCTCGAAAACACTCATGACCACTTTACACACGGTTTAAATTTCCGTAGCAACTTTAAAATGGCAATGCCAGCCACTTGAAAGCCACTGGCCCGAATTGTGGCCATATTTGCTTAAACAAGCAGCCCATTGTCCATAAATAAGCGGCAGACACAAGCAAAAACACTAGCCGAGAAACTGTCAGtggcccaaattgataaagattATCCCAAAGCCAATGCGACAGGCACGGGCCGATGCCGCAAACGAAAAGGCATATATGTGTGCAAAAAGAAAACAGCCAGAGGGCGGAAAAACTGTGACTGCATTGATCAGAAGTCCGCCCACAAAGATTTCAATTCAAACTGCGCGTAATGGTAATGGTAATGGGACTGACTTCACTCGGCGGGGTTCTGAGAACAAATAAGCTTGAAAAATGAGAAATGAGAAACGAAATACCAGAAGTTGCAGTGAGACAAATTTCTCGCCAGCCAATTGTTCATAATTAAACACACAGACTTCGAAACGAACATGGGAAATCAACGGGCGGCCAAACGACCACATCAAGTATACGCCACCATAAAAGTGAATTTTTTGCGCGCGAGAATTATAATTGATGGCGCCCACATTCTGCTACCAATATCTCTTCCATATCTCGCCTTCCGTCGCAGTGTGGATTTTACGGCCCCGGCTGGAGGTCAGTAGCACAGGCCCCATGCTTCCAGAGGTGAACAATTTCAGGGGAACGGGGGGCAAGACATTGACATTGTCATCATTCGACTTTTATGGcgcctttaaaaatgtatctcgAAATTGTTGCCATCGCTGGGGCGAAGATGGCGAAATGCGAGATGAGTAGCAAGTGGAGGAAGTGAAATTGCGAGTGGGAAAACGAATTCAGAACACCCTTAAAATCTTATAAAGATTAAAATTTAGAACAATTTGTAGAAGTTTTTAGGTAATTTCAACTAACATAGGCAAGTTTTTTCGACATAGATTTTACAgatcattaaaattaatttattttgatttttataatatatttcttaagTATTCTTCAGTTGTATTCTCTTcaactaaatattttcccatatcctaaaataatattttttcaacttttttgtaattttcttcAAAAACCTGTAGGCCCCAACAACCagtagagtataaatgcaaaatgaaaaatgaaaaaccgaAAGATTTTTGTGTGTTGCTCAGTTTGTTTTTCGCCCATTTGCTCTTTAGCTCTGCCTTTGGCAGTATGTTTACACTGGGGGAATGCGAAAACAATAAATCGGAAGAACGGCGAAAAGAATTTCCTAATTAATGAGCTCGAGGGTCGAGCCGGCCGAAAtacttgtatacttgtatatcctgagaaatataaatttgaacAACAAATTAGCTCGGGCCCACCCACCAGCCCTCCCGCTGGCCAAGTGGAAAGACAACAGGGGCAGAGCTCCAAAGTAATGGCCAGAAAAATGCGAAAGCGAACCCTGTTTAGTCATTTGCATGTGTTGTCTGCCGAACAGGAACCGGATATCCAAATGTCGGAATTACGAGCGTCGGACATGCAACCGAAAAATACATACGTATACGTGGAAATGGGAGTGGTCGTCGGAACACGTCTCTATTTGGTCACCCCGATTGGACTATATTGACTCTGCCCCAGTCCAgaatttcttttttctggATTTTAATTAGCCAAATTAAATTCGCCTGCAAACAGAACACAGCTGTGAATGAAAATCGATTTAGCGCTGGCGACTTTGCAcattaatttccattttaataGAGAGATATTGTCCGTCCGCCGGGAGGGTAAACAAATTGAAACGAATTCATTCATCAGGTGACCTCAACTAATGAGCCGGTCAGCCCGAACAAATAAAGCAAGAAAACCGAACGCAGGTGGAATGTCTGGAAAACTTGAATAAAGCCGTACATTTATTTGACCTTTTATAGCTACgcttaaaattaataatcatTAATTTAATCTAGatacaaattcaaaaaaacaTGCTTGGTGAGATCTTCAAGAATGGAGAAATAGAGCCCAGACTAATATTAAACAGCCAGCTTGGCCAATTTCGCTCTGAGGCAAGACACTTCCATTGGCCCCCTCTAATTGCATTATCATGCTGAGTCAATTAGGTATTGTGTACACTATATAAAGAAGATATTCACACATATATGCCTTATCTGCGACTATGCGGTTCTAATGTGATTTCGCTTTAGGAAAGAGCCCAAACAAGAAGAGAATCTTTATTAGATTAAAGTGCGGCGATTCGTAGAAAACTCGCCATGGGGAtggaaaaagtaaatattgtacaataaattatatatctCTGGttaggtaaatattttatcaccCATTATGTATCATCATACGAAAGCAAATATTGTCTCATAAATTGTTAGGGTTCCCCTACCCTATGTGATTTCTTacattttgtttgcagttccgttgtgcaaatatttaacttgGCAATGTATCAGTTCTATAGGGGCTTCTACTGCTACTTATAAAACCAAACTATGGTTATGTTTTGAAGTAAATGTTGTCTAATAAAATTTAGAATCTCCCAATGAGCGCCTCATTTATGTGGCTATAATTTAACACCCTGGAAAGACAAATGCtctataataaattattcacCTATATACAAGCACATATCTCCATTCGCGGAGCCGATATCTCTGCGCTGCCAGTTCAATATACCCTTATCTATTTAAGCAAactttcatttttctttcagTGGTCATTAACTCTAAGCACTGGGCCATAAAAATGAAACTAATGGCCATAACTCACTTAGGTAAGTCCCCAGCGggaaaaataacaagaaaaaagAGAGCAACAGGACGCCCCGTGGACGCAGGATGAGTGTTCACTGTACGGCGCACTCTCGTTACAAAGTGCGTGACCTAGCCCAACACCGACTGGAAATTGTTTTTCTCAGCGGGCAGGGCTATCAGTTTGATGACTGACACTATTACACAAAGTCGAGGAACTCGAGCTCAACATGATTCATCAGTGGataatctaaaaaataaacattacagaaaatgaatataaaaaatgcCATGAAAAGGCAATTTGTTAGTCAAATGATTTTGAAATCAAAGCACTCATACACTCGCAAGCAGACTCTTCACACGGATGCACAGCAGGGATGCAATGGGAAAACAAACAGGAAAAAGGTGATCGACCTTGCCATGGGGGAAAATGCTGGAAAAAATTAAGAGGACAGGATATCCTCCCAAAAAGTCGCatcaaaaatttacaaaatatttaaaagtgtaTTAAAGCTAtgccattaaatatttataagcaaTTTCCACGGTTTGACATTTAAAAGACGAAATTGTTAATCCTTTTGAaagcaaaaattttaaaaacaatgcaAAAC
This window of the Drosophila biarmipes strain raj3 chromosome 3L, RU_DBia_V1.1, whole genome shotgun sequence genome carries:
- the LOC108034377 gene encoding sodium channel protein Nach, which translates into the protein MSRIVTAFNRTVVEYFRKTSLNGFGLLYFIRKRRVQRIFWFLFISVGILFAGYAVFSMILEFLSYSTIAEISELKVLEDEMNYPELRICSGYRFSHRKMKTYAQDLVYARNKSQDYWLNELSLLRGYFDPLSVKPDEVYHINSLVAKENITSLLLSLTPACESLILKCKMNGKGVSCSELFMLKAYSQRNCCVLKEESLTGELSIFLDSSQEDAHFLEDNFPGFSLHVPSWLGRLSISPGEKAAIQIEVMELRGNAKLKGYAIEKRGCYFPGEGESREKCLHECRIKATLINCQCVPYPFEFSGENFKHCTLENITCLQFVEENWSPAQCPLCLPLCNQLFYRLNKQILGHLHPWRSELNFKFKTPHRQLYKTNILYHWYQMLSNIGGVLGICIGCSFISGFELIYFMVFRLWSNYLRQPEI